One Vitis vinifera cultivar Pinot Noir 40024 chromosome 8, ASM3070453v1 genomic window carries:
- the LOC100252192 gene encoding glucan endo-1,3-beta-glucosidase 8, whose amino-acid sequence MVRRLWFFSWVLLVGLFGCASVEGLGVNWGTMASHKLPPKVVVQMLKDNGIQKVKLFDADSVTMSALAGSGIEVMVAIPNDQLAVMNDYDRAKAWVRRNVTRYNFNGGVTIKYVGVGNEPFLSSYNGSFLNITLPALQNIQNALNEAGVGDSIKATVPLNADVYNSPESNPVPSAGRFRTDISELMTQIVQFLNKNNAPFTVNIYPFLSLYGNDNFPFDYAFFDGVSNPIVDNGISYTNVFDANFDTLVSALKAVGLGDMTILVGEVGWPTDGDKNANSNNAYRFYNGLLPRLAGNIGTPLRPGYIEVYLFGLIDEDAKSIAPGNFERHWGIFKYDGQPKYALDLSGQGQNKLLVAAKDVTYLPQKWCMFNPNAGDLSKLGDNINYACTFSDCTALGYGSSCNGLDAQGNASYAFNMYFQVKNQDDLSCYFQGLAKVTTQNISQGSCNFIVQIESSSSSLWQPSLVASAFVMVLAFLVL is encoded by the exons ATGGTAAGGAGGCTGTGGTTTTTCTCATGGGTTTTGCTTGTGGGGCTGTTCGGTTGTGCTAGCGTTGAAGGCCTTGGGGTCAACTGGGGTACCATGGCCAGTCATAAGTTGCCCCCTAAAGTTGTGGTTCAGATGTTGAAAGACAATGGAATTCAGAAGGTGAAGCTGTTTGATGCGGATTCAGTCACTATGAGTGCCCTCGCTGGCTCTGGCATTGAAGTCATGGTTGCTATTCCAAATGATCAGCTTGCTGTCATGAACGATTATGATCGAGCCAAGGCGTGGGTTCGCAGAAACGTCACTCGTTACAATTTCAATGGAGGAGTTACAATCAA ATATGTTGGAGTTGGGAATGAGCCTTTCCTCTCATCCTACAATGGGTCATTCTTGAATATCACTCTCCCTGCACTGCAGAACATCCAAAATGCCCTCAATGAAGCTGGGGTTGGAGACTCCATAAAAGCCACTGTGCCCTTAAATGCAGATGTTTATAACTCTCCAGAAAGTAATCCCGTACCGTCTGCTGGAAGGTTCAGAACTGATATCAGTGAACTCATGACCCAGATTGTTCAGTTCTTGAACAAGAACAATGCACCTTTCACTGTAAATATTTACCCTTTCCTTAGTCTATATGGGAACGACAACTTCCCTTTTGACTATGCATTCTTTGATGGAGTAAGCAATCCCATTGTCGATAATGGCATTTCATATACCAATGTTTTTGATGCCAACTTTGATACCTTGGTTTCAGCTCTGAAAGCGGTGGGTTTAGGGGACATGACCATTTTGGTAGGGGAGGTGGGCTGGCCCACAGATGGGGATAAGAATGCCAATTCAAATAATGCTTATAGATTTTATAATGGGCTGTTACCAAGACTTGCAGGGAATATAGGTACCCCACTTCGGCCAGGTTATATTGAAGTTTACTTGTTTGGACTTATTGATGAGGATGCCAAGAGCATTGCTCCTGGGAATTTTGAGCGCCATTGGGGTATCTTTAAGTATGATGGGCAGCCCAAATATGCATTAGATCTTTCAGGTCAGGGTCAAAATAAGCTTCTTGTGGCTGCAAAGGATGTTACATATCTTCCTCAGAAATGGTGTATGTTCAATCCAAATGCTGGTGATCTAAGCAAACTTGGAGATAACATTAATTATGCTTGCACATTCTCAGATTGCACAGCACTTGGATATGGGTCTTCTTGTAACGGCTTGGATGCTCAAGGAAATGCTTCATATGCATTTAATATGTACTTCCAGGTGAAAAACCAGGACGACTTGAGCTGTTACTTTCAAGGTCTGGCTAAGGTGAccacacaaaatatctcccaagGGAGCTGCAATTTCATCGTTCAGATagaatcttcttcttcttctctttggCAGCCCTCACTGGTGGCTTCAGCATTTGTAATGGTACTTGCATTTCTGGTCCTATAG